From the genome of Bacillota bacterium:
TACGCTTTGCTGAAGACCGGCAAAATCGAGCAGGCGCAGAGGTATATCGAAAACCTTTATCATGATGTCCGGATATCCGGGGAGATCCTGCGGGTGAATATCCCGGAGCTGGCGGCCCTGTTGCTGGTAAAGATGGGCATTGCCTCATTAAAGAACATCTCCTTCACTATCGAAGTCGATGCGAACCTGAGTACGCTCCGGCTGAGGCCCCTCGATTTGAACACGTTGGTCGGAAATCTGGTGGATAATGCCTTCGAGGCCGTCGAGTCTTTAGCTGCGGATAAAAGGACGGTTGCCCTGAGAATATTCGAGGCCGGCAGGCATTTTGTCTTTCAGACCGTCAATCCCGGTTTTATTGAGAAGGAACTCAGGGACAAAATATTTGAGCCGGGCTTTTCCACCAGGTCCGGCAATAGGGGATTCGGCCTGGCTTCCGTCAGGTCGGTGGTCGATAAAAACGGGGGGAAAATCCTGGTGAGCAGCTTCAAGGACCGGGGGACGAAGTTCACCGTGATTTTCCCTAAACAACAAAGGGGAAGGGGGCGGTAGCATGCCGACCATCCACGGACTGGCAGAAAAAGCCGCGGGTTACATCGTCCGCGAGCTGGGGAGCGACAGGCAAAAAGAGGGCATGCTGGTCTTCGGCCTGGAGCTGCTGCTGGGCTCGGCTCTGGAGTTTGCCCTGATCATGGCGCTGGCCTGTCTCTTCGGAATATTCCGGGAGACCCTGATCCTGGTTTTAACTGCAGGGACCCTGCGCCTGGTTTCCGGGGGCGAGCACTGCCAAGGGTATTACCGCTGTCTGATCGGGGGGACGGTCTTCTTTTTACTGATGGGCTGGCTGGTTAAGTGGCTGAAGTCCGCTATTGCTTTCCAGGGCCTTATTTTGTTAATGATAATTACCTTCATAGCGGTTATCGCGATCATTGGAAGTATGCCCCCGGGGAAACGGAAAACAAGCCGCTGACCGAAGCGGAGAGGGTCAGAGGCAGAAGGCTGTCTTTTGCAGTTGCCGGAATTTTCTTTGCCGTGGTGATTCTGCTGTTAATTCATAAAGCCGATCAAGCGTACGTGCTTCCGGTAATCGTTGGTGTATTATGTCAAAGCTTTACCCTCACCCCGTGGGGATACCGGTTTATCAGGTGGGTTGACGCCATGTTGAATTTCAGGGATCAAGGTGGTGTCGACAGTGGGCCTGAGGGTGCTGATAGCCGATGACAACCCGGCTACCGCAGCGTACTTGAAGAGGGTGATCGAAGAGGTGCCTGGGGTCGAAGTGATTTCCATCGCCGGGGACGGCAAGGAGACCATCAGGCAGGTGGAAATTTATCAGCCCGATGTGGTGTTTCTGGATATCGATATGCCGGGAATGAACGGATTGGATGCAGCCAGGGAGCTGGCAGAAATGCAGCCGGGCCTCTTTTTCGTTTTCGCCACCGCCTTTCCCGATTTCGCCCTGGAAGCGTTTGAGCTGTATTCCTTTGACTACATTTTAAAGCCTTTCGATGAGGCAAGGATCCGAAGGACGGTCCGGCGCCTGAAGGATAGAATTTGCAAACCCCAGAACCGGCGCAATGAATTTATCTTAATCAAATCGGATAAGCGCAAGCTGGTGATTCACCCGGAAGAAATTCTTTTCATTGAAGGCCGCCGGCACAAAATTCTCATTAAAACGGAAAAAGGGGAACACCTTGTACCAGGTAAATTGGGCGAACTGGAACGGCAGCTTGATCCCCTTGGTTTCTTCAGGTGCCACAAGGGATATCTCGTTAATTTAGAAAAGATCAGGGAAATTGTCCCTTCAGGTCAGGCATATAACATTGTTCTGCACTCTGGCGACAGGGTTTTCTTAAGCCGGGAGCGAGAGAAAGCCCTGCTTAAAAGGCTCGGAATAGAGTAGACTTTTTCCGGTAGTAGGATTTAGGATAAGCGAACGCGCATCATCATAACCGTTAGTTCAACGGTTATTTTTGTTTAAAATCCGTTCATGCAGCAATATCATCCGTTTGTGCAGCGATATGCTCCGTCTGGGAAGATCAGGCAGGAGAATGGTTTTCCACGTCTAAAGAGATTTGCAAAACCAATTTCCCGGAGGTGAGTAGCATGTTCAAACCGCTTAAGACAAATCTTCTGCGATTTGCTTCGGCCTTGCTCCTGCTCGTAGCGGCGACGGGAGCCAGCACCACTTGCTGGTTCCACTGGTATCAGCCGAAAGTGCCGGAAAAGGGATAACCAATATTCTATTTAGGGGTTATTCAATGAACAGCCCCCGATGAACCGGCAGATCGTTGACCATCATTCACAAGGGGCGAATACACTCCCTTTGCAGAGCAAAGGCGCAGGCATATTTATCTTACCTGTTACTCCACCTTTGTAAAGAAAGGCCAAAAAGAGGAAAGGTAATTCTTCTCTAAAGAGTGGCTCCTGTAGCTGGCAAATAGCCCGGGTATTGGGGGTATTATGATGAAAAAACTATTGACCTTTGTAATAGCTGTAACCATCATTTTCTCGCTCTATGTTATCTGGCTCAAAAGGAAAACCACTTGCTCATCCTGTGGCTTTGCCACCCTCGGTTTACCGGTTAACGAGCTTACATTGGCAATTCTTGCATTAGGTGGGTCATTGGTTATCGCTATCAGTTACTACCTTTCTCAAAAAGTGCGGGGATTTCAATACGTGAGCCTGGGCATTTCAGGCATTTCAGCCGCCGTTGCGTCTTTTCTGATGGCAGTCCAAATGAAGCGCATCATCTGTTGGCCGTGTCTCATCACAGACATTTTGTTTTATTTAATTTTTGTTTTAGTGTGCTTGGATACTTTTTGCCATCTTAAAGGAAAAATAAAATTAGGAGGGATTGAAAATGATTAAGATCCTTGGAAAGTCCTGGCAACGGGTTGTTGCGGTTATGCTAGCTGTCGTTATGCTAGCAACACCGGCAATTGCTGGTGTTGCTACTGCAAGTGTAACAGGTTTAATTTCTGGGAATGGATTATTATATAGGGACAAAAAGTCTAACGAGGTAGGTCCTGAAGCGAAAAAATTAGGAGTAAGATCATATAAGGTAGAGACTGATGGCGATATAACTATTGTAAACTATACCCATGAGTCAACTGCTAAAGGTGGCGTTTTACGCATAAACCGGTATGATAGGGAATATTTGGCATTAGAACTGAGAAATTCAAAGGGTTTGAGTAGTATTGAATGGGATTTACCGAACGGCAAGTTTACTTATATTGACACGAAAGGTCGGTCTGCAGTTTTTAAGTACAATTCTACTGAAAGAAAATGGTCGGCTGATAGTGATCTTTCAAAAAATATTGTAGACGAGAACAAATTCGATATTGCTCTTATGGCTGCAATAGCTGCAGATTTCGATCCGATAATAAGAACAAAACCAGCCGAAACTTCTTCCGAGATACAAATGCAACAGAGTCTTTGTAGTGATTACGAACACCCGGTCGTTGGCAGTAGTGTTGCTACTACGAGAAGTCTGGGATGTTATAAGGCGCGACAAGATGCTGCCCCTAAATGTTCCAATCAATGGTGCATTGGGTGCCATGAATACTTGAGCTGTGACTGTGCCTGTGGAATAGGTGATTATTTTTGCATTTGCTCTATAATTGGTTTTCCTTGTGAGCCATGTTATTGAAGCATATTGTCAGGCATTTATCACCACTGGGGAAGATTTTACTAAAAAATCTTCCCCAGCTTTACGTATTTTGGTAATAAGTTTTGGTAAATTCAGGTAGGGATGTACTATGAACAGTTTAGATGCTCTAGTTTTGCCACAAGCTTTAATAGTACTTCTACTGGCATCAATCTTAACAATATATTGGACTTGGCAACTTATAAGGTGTTACCGCCAGGAACCTGACGGAATAAATAAGGTAGCATGGCTGGTGTTTATCGCTTTAACTCATTCTGCAGGAGCTACCGTTTACTTATTGTATAGGTTGATTTATAAAAGGCGAGATGGAAATCATCAACGCAAGAGTTGGAGATAACCCCAAACTCCCTAACCTAACCGTTTTTCCGGTAGCGTAAAATCAATTGTGTAAAAAGGAAAAACCACAAAAAAGGGCGTACCCTCAAATATAGACAATTCCCAAAACAACCAAAAGGAGGGTACACCTTTGAAAATCAGTTTACCAGAAGAAATGCAGGATGTCGAGGTCAACGAGAAATGGGGGCAGGAAATTCTCATCAACGATCTGGCTCTCTATATCAGGCAGTTCATCAAACATGCCCTCCAAGAAGCAATCAAGCAGGAACTGACCAAATTTCTGGGTTACGAGCAGTACCAGAGGGGAAATGGCAAAAGGGATAACAACCGCAACGGGTATTACGAAAGGGATCTCCTCACCCGGTTTGGCTTGATTGAAGATATTCAAGTGGAGAGATGCGTAACGGCGAATTTGAATCGAAGGTTCTCCCTCGCTACAGGCGGAGAGAAGAAAAAATCGACAGGCAGATTATTAGATCTTTTCATCGGCGGGATCAGCACCCGGAAAATGAAGAAGATCACGAAGGAACTATTGGGCAAGGGTTATTCTCCCGGAACCATTTCCAGGATCAACAAAGAGCTGACTCAGGAAATGCGGGCCTGGCTGGAGCAGCCTCTTGAGGACAATATCATGTATATTTTCTTAGACGGCTTGAATCTTCCCGTAAAGAGGTTCACAGTAAGCAAAGAATCGCTTCTGGTGGCCATCGGCATCACCACCGAGGGTTACAGGAAGATCCTGGGGGTCCAGCTTGGAGAGAGATGCGCGCCTCCTCCTGGAGGGAGTTCTTGAAAGACTTAAAAAGGCGGGGGCTCAAAGGAGAAAATCTCATCATGGGAATCATGGACGGCCTGCCGGGCCTTGAGAGTGCCTTCACCGAGGCTTTCCCTAACACATCAGTGCAGAGGTGTGTCGTCCACAAGCTCCGGAACATCGCGGCAAAACTTTCCCGCAAAATCCGAAAAAGTTTTGTCTCGACCACGCCAAGCGCATCTTTTATGCCGGCTCCCATGAAGAAGCTGAAGAACGCTTTCATGCCTGGAAAGATGCCTGGGAGAAAATAGCGCCTACAGCCGTAGCGTGCCTGGAAAAAGACCTGCAAGCAGTGCTTCAGTTCTATACCCAGCCCAAGCCGTTGTGGAAGCTCCTGCGCTCCACCAACACCATTGAACGCACCTTCAAGGAATTTAAAAGAAGGACAAGGCAGATGGAAAGCCCTGAGGACTGCTGCCTAAGGTGCATTTTTGTAATATCCCTGAATCGAACCTGGTCGGAAAAGAGGATTGATGGGTTCTTGAAAATGCAGCAGAAAGTGGTTGCCTAAAAATGCTAATCTTTGAGGGTTGCCCTAAACATAAAAAATTTTACACAAGAGTATTGACACTACCTTAATCGGAAATCAAGGATCTGAATGAAGCCAGTATAACAAATTTCGATGCACGATTATAACACCGTATTAAGGAAAGTGGGGTCGACAAATGGAGAAATTAACGACCAACATGAGTTTATCATTGTGAACAACGACATAAGCCAAGTAGCAGGGTTCCATCAAGGGGTTCGGCAGTTGGGCTCTGCGTGTCGGGCCTTTTTTCTTTTTTGCTTTTTGGATTGAGCTCTATCAAGCTGGATGCGTTGTTAGCAGTAGAAAGATGATAGGATGCGGCGAAGTTGTTAATAATTTTTTGAGTATAAAGTTAATCATTTTATGAAGCTATCAATTTAAGGAGGGAACTCATGGATTTTAAGATCGTTCTCACATTAGTATTGTTGCTGGGTTTAATTTACTACTTTCGCCAAGCACATACTTCACAAAAAAACAAAAGCAGAATCATCGATCTTCTGGTAATCGGAGTTGTTCTTTTAGTTTCTCCAAGACTGAGTGCTTACATTGAAGCAAGTTTCTCCTCTCAGCCGGCCGGGATCAATGACCCTTTTGAAGTTGCCGGAATCTTGCTCTTTGCTTATGGATGGCTGATTTTGATTGTAGAAAAATTTTGGGAGGGACTCAAATGAAATTGTACAAAAGTATAAAAGTGTCTGGTGCAGCTTCGGTGATGATTGGGAATTCACTGTTCCTGCATGGCAAATTTCTTTACCTGGAAAAAACCTGGAGGCATCAGGTTTAGAATGTTGAAAATGGACCGATGGAAAACAGTTTTGTTTTTCGTGCTGATAATCGGAGCTGGAGGGTTGATGGTGGTTGGACAGCGGTTTAAAGAGGATTACGGTTAGGAGGTAATACATTGTCCGGGAACAGCAAAGAAATCTTTAGGAACACCGGGAAATCCACCCAACTCCGGCAATTCATGTTCGGGTTAATGCCGATCATTTTTATTGAACTGTTTGTAGTAGGGATCGCTGTCTATCTTTTATTGCCCAAAAGTTGGCCGCTTTTTCTGATCATTGCCATATTGCTTTCCTTATATTGCTATGCGGTTAACTCCATACGTTTAATGCTTCAATCTGCCCATGTTTTAACAGGCGACGAACTCTTCATCCGTTTGGGTTCGCGGTTTAAAAGCCGGATTCCGCTCCCGCTGGTGACTGCTGTTGAAAGGGCATCTCCGGCCTCGCTCCCCAAGCCCGATATCGCCGGCATTGCCGTTATCCGGGATGGAGATTGCCTGTATTGCCTCTCACGCACGAGCGATGTTATTCGGATCATGCTCTCAAAGCAGATCATGGTAAAAGCTCCGGCGGCGGGAAGCAGAAGCAGGCAGGGGTTGGTTCGGGAGATTTTGATCAACGCCGACGAGCCGGAGGGGTTTATCGAGAGACTAACTGCAATCACCGGTTCAAGGCAACGGCCCGATCCAGGAGTGTCCGGCAAAAACATAGTTCCTGGAGTTGGAGAAGAAAGAATATTAGTGGAACAAGCAATGAGAACCGGACTGTTTGAAGCAAACAGCACCCCTAACCTGGAGCTCAAGGGCCTGACCAGGTATTACGGTGATTACCCTGCCGTTCAAGACCTCTCTTTGCAGGTCTTTCCCGGCGAAATATTCGGCTTTCTCGGCGCAAATGGAGCAGGGAAGACCACCACCATCAAAATGATCACAGGCCTCCTGCGGCCGACGGCGGGAACGGTGCTGGCGCTGGGAGAGGATTTATGGAAACCGGGCGCGGCTGTTCGCCGTCGCATCGGATATGTTCCCGACTCACCGCTGGTTTATGAAAGGTTAACGGCAAGAGAGCACCTTACTATGGCAGGCTGCCTCTACAATCTGCCGCAGGACAGGATCAAGAAGAGAGTGGAAGAACTCCTGGCCATCCTTGACCTTCAGAATTGGGCCGATCAGATGATTGCAACCTATTCCATGGGAATGCAGCGCAAGGTCTCATTCGCTCTCGCCCTTCTTACCGATCCGGAGATTATTATTGTTGATGAACTTACCAATGCCTTCGATGCTCCAACTCTGGCCGATATCAAAGAAATTCTAATCAGTCTCAGAAACGACGGGAAAACGGTGTTTCTCTCCACCCATGTGATGGATGTTGCCGAAAAACTCTGCGATCGCGTGGGCATCATTCACAAGGGGCGGCTTATCGCCCTGGGCAAGGTGGAGGAGCTTTGCCGGGCGGCAGGGGTTGAAGGCGGTCTCGAGCCTTTGTTTTTAAAGCTTACCGGCATTCAGGCGAAAGCAAGGGGGTGGACTGCCAATGGGCAACTGGTGGACACTGGCAAAAAATAAACTCAAAGAAACCTGGAATGAGCGGATGCGATTCGGCCGCTCCGGCTTATGGTTCGTACTGTTAGAACTGGCAACACTCGTGATGATATGTTTTGGAATGGGTTCAGTCCTTAAAAACCGGGCGGATGGTCTGGAACCGGCGGGTATTTTGGGTTTCCTTACGGTAATGACTTTTCTGGTGGCCTTCGGCAACGGCTACCTCTTTTCCGAACGGATGCTGTTCGGACGCACCGCCCGGGTGGACCGGCTGCTTGCCGTAGCCCCGCGGGATGTCGTTTTGTCCACGGTCCTCGTTGCTTACCTGGCGAACCTGCGGCCGACCCTGCTGAGCCCTATTCTGATGGCCCTGGCGCTGGCGCACGCGTGGTTTCCTGAGAAGCAGATCCCTCTTTTGGGTCTGGCGTTTCTTGCCCCATTCTTCGGTACTGCCCTGGCGGTTTTGGCGGTCGTGCTTGTCAAGAAGT
Proteins encoded in this window:
- a CDS encoding transposase; protein product: MCRPQAPEHRGKTFPQNPKKFCLDHAKRIFYAGSHEEAEERFHAWKDAWEKIAPTAVACLEKDLQAVLQFYTQPKPLWKLLRSTNTIERTFKEFKRRTRQMESPEDCCLRCIFVISLNRTWSEKRIDGFLKMQQKVVA
- a CDS encoding GHKL domain-containing protein translates to MKKNNNLFVVLTILIFAVILVTLGFYLERLVEIGHVVSSEIAVAVINAAIFTIVLFFLVILRKMFLLERHEKFLKVKEIYIEHLRELVRVTRAQRHDFVNHLQVVYALLKTGKIEQAQRYIENLYHDVRISGEILRVNIPELAALLLVKMGIASLKNISFTIEVDANLSTLRLRPLDLNTLVGNLVDNAFEAVESLAADKRTVALRIFEAGRHFVFQTVNPGFIEKELRDKIFEPGFSTRSGNRGFGLASVRSVVDKNGGKILVSSFKDRGTKFTVIFPKQQRGRGR
- a CDS encoding cyclic lactone autoinducer peptide, with protein sequence MFKPLKTNLLRFASALLLLVAATGASTTCWFHWYQPKVPEKG
- a CDS encoding response regulator transcription factor, which translates into the protein MGLRVLIADDNPATAAYLKRVIEEVPGVEVISIAGDGKETIRQVEIYQPDVVFLDIDMPGMNGLDAARELAEMQPGLFFVFATAFPDFALEAFELYSFDYILKPFDEARIRRTVRRLKDRICKPQNRRNEFILIKSDKRKLVIHPEEILFIEGRRHKILIKTEKGEHLVPGKLGELERQLDPLGFFRCHKGYLVNLEKIREIVPSGQAYNIVLHSGDRVFLSREREKALLKRLGIE
- a CDS encoding ABC transporter ATP-binding protein — its product is MPIIFIELFVVGIAVYLLLPKSWPLFLIIAILLSLYCYAVNSIRLMLQSAHVLTGDELFIRLGSRFKSRIPLPLVTAVERASPASLPKPDIAGIAVIRDGDCLYCLSRTSDVIRIMLSKQIMVKAPAAGSRSRQGLVREILINADEPEGFIERLTAITGSRQRPDPGVSGKNIVPGVGEERILVEQAMRTGLFEANSTPNLELKGLTRYYGDYPAVQDLSLQVFPGEIFGFLGANGAGKTTTIKMITGLLRPTAGTVLALGEDLWKPGAAVRRRIGYVPDSPLVYERLTAREHLTMAGCLYNLPQDRIKKRVEELLAILDLQNWADQMIATYSMGMQRKVSFALALLTDPEIIIVDELTNAFDAPTLADIKEILISLRNDGKTVFLSTHVMDVAEKLCDRVGIIHKGRLIALGKVEELCRAAGVEGGLEPLFLKLTGIQAKARGWTANGQLVDTGKK